Genomic window (Kiritimatiellia bacterium):
GAATACGAAACCGTGCCCAACTGGGCGTTGCCCGCAATCCAGGTATAAGGCGCCGTTCCGCCCTTGACCGAAAACGACACATACCGGGCCCCGCCGGAAAGGGTAACGGAAGAAGGCGTAACGGTCATCGTGTCGGTTTCCGGCGTGATCTGCGCCGCGGCATAATGGCCGCTTTCATCCTGAACGGTGATGGTATTATTGCCGACCTTTTTGCATTTGTAAGCGCACTGGTTGGCGCCGTGCGAGTTCAATTCGCCGTTGCTTTCGTTCGCGAGATACCAGCGATAAGCGCCGTCGCCGCCGGCGACGGTGAAAATGACTTCCTGGCCGACAATGTTAATTTTGGCCGAGGCGGGACTAATCGTAAGCAAAACATCGCCGCGTTCCGCGGGCTCGTAGGGATTTTCGCTGAAATACTCTTCCACGCCGGCCGGATCGTCCTTTTCCCCCTCGCAGCCGGCCAGCATAACCGCCAGTCCAAGGCCGAGAACGGCCCAGCAACCCAAAAATAATTGTCTCATAAAAAGCATAAATCCTGTTATTGATTTATAAATAACATCCCGTGTTTTTTTTGCAAGAAAAAAAACATCATTTTTTAAAGCCGCGTTTTTCTCTTTCTTTAAGCCACGCCTTTATTTTCGCCACCAGATCCGCCGATTCAAAGGGTTTGATGATGTAATCGTCCGCGCCGCAGGCCGGGCATTTCTGGATGATATCATTGCCGGCCGAGGCGGTGAACAGAATAACGGGGATGTCTCTGGTCGCCGGGTTCCGCCGCAAACGCCGGCAGACCTCATAGCCGTTCATTTTCGGCATAACTATGTCAAGCAGGATTAAATCCGGTTTTTCATTAAAAGCTTTTTGCAAACCTCTTTCGCCGTCAGGGGCGGAGATAAAGTCAAAGTCATTCGCCTCCAGGCGGAATTTAACCATCATGATCTGGCAGGGTTCATCTTCAATCAAGAGTATTTTTTTCTTATTCAATTTATGCCTCGCCTCGCATCGTTGCATTAAGCCCCGGCCGGCGCATGGCAGACGCGCGTTCCGCCGGCAGCCGCGTTTTGTCAAACCAAGCGCGGCCGGTTATCCGCCTGTTTTGGATGGCGGCAACTTGGGTAAAACAAAAATGAACTTTGAGCCGACGCCCGGTTTGCTTTCAACCCGGATTGCGCCTTGATGCAGGTCCACCAGCCCCTTGACAATGGAAAGGCCGAGCCCGGTCCCTTTTTCGCCGGGACCGACCGACCGGTTGAATTGTTGAAACTTGCCGAATACCCTGGGCAGATCGTTTTCGGAAATACCGACGCCGGTATCGGCGACCACGCACTTGACGTTGTCTTTCAATTCCTTGACTGAGATTTTAACCCCGCCCTTTTCGGTAAATTTCAGGGCATTGCTGATAAGGTTGGTAAAAATCTGGATAATTTTGTCGTGGTCGGCGTAAAGTTTGATTTCATTGGCGGAGAAATCGGTCTGTAATACGAGTTTCCTTTCTTTCGCGCGCAGTTCAAACCCGGCCACGATTGACTTTACCAGTTCCGCGATATTTATCAGTTCTCTTTTAAACCCGATCTTGCCTGATTCCATCCTGGAGATATCCAGCAGGTCGTCAATGATACGCGCCAGCCGGTCAATATTGTTGCGGGCGGCGGTCAGAATAACGGATTGTTTTTCGTTAACCGCGCCCGGGACCCCGTCCAAAACCAGACTGACCCCTTCCTTGGTAATGGATAAGGGCGTGCGTAATTCGTGGGAAACAGTGGAGATGAATTCGGTCTTGAGAACGTCCAGCGATTTCAGCTCTTCTTCTGTTTTCTTGCGCTCGGTGATGTCATATATGGAGATCAGGTAGGCCAGTTCTCCTTCCCAGGCGGTATGGGCGACGCGCACTTCCCCGATGCCGGATTCGCCGTCGGCCAGCGCGATTTCAATCTCCTCGCCGTGGTTTTCCAGCGCCGCGCGGGACCGGCTGCCGTTCTTGAAATCTTCTATGCGCTTCAAGATGCGCCCAATCACCGGCCTGATGCGGCGCGCGTATTCGGCCTGGTCAATTTCGTCCGCGCTTTTTTCAACAATGACCGGCAAGGCGTCCTTGATATCATCGGATTTCAACTTGGATTTTTCCGGAATCGCAAGGCGCAGGCCGAGCAATTCCTCGGCGGCCGGGTTAAAATAGCGCACTTCCCCGGTTAGAGAGGCGACAACAATCCCGATGACGCTTTTTTCGGTAATGGCAAAAAAAGAGGCCGTTTTTGCCTCGGCCTCTTTCAACGACGATATATCCATGATCGTGCTGCGTATGCCCAGCAATTTCCCCCCGGCGTCGCGGATCGGGCAATCATTGATCAGCACCGGAATGGAACGTCCGTTGCGCCGCAGGTAATTTCTCTCAAACAAGCGCGCGCTGATCTTGCCCGCGCCTAACTTTCCCATCACGGCCTCGCGGACCGTCTCATGCTCTTCCACGAAATCCCACACCGGCCGGCCGATCATTTCCGACTCGGTATATCCGAGCATTTTCAGCTCGGTCCGGTTGACCCGCGCCAGGTTGCCCTTGAGATCAATTTCATGATAACCGACGGGCGCATCGTCAAACAGGCTGCGGTAGTGTTCCTCGCTCTGCTTGATCGCGTTCAAGGCCTGATTTAATTTGATTTCCAGGTCATATTCGTGCAGCCCCAGGTCAATGGTCGCCTGTAATTCATCGTCCGAGAACGGTTTAAGGATGAAACCGCAGGCGCTGCTGGCCTTGACGCGGTTCAATACTTTTTTATCCGAATAACCGGTAACAAAAATAACGGGAATTCCGTACTGGTTATGAACGGCGTCGGCAAGATCAATGCCGTCCATATCGCCTTCCAGCTTGATATCCGACATGATCAGGTCCGGTTTGGCGGCCTTGATCCGCTTCAAAGCCTCGCCTCCCGAAGCGGCATGCCCGACGACCTGATGCCCGAGCCGCGCAAGGCAAGCCTGCAAGACCATTAACGCTATCTGTTCGTCTTCAACAATAAAAATCCGCTTGCCTTCACCGCCCATGTTTTATTCCCTTTCGCAACAGTGTTGCCTTGTAATATCAGTTCCGTTAAAATATCTTACATTTCGCCGTTTTGTCCAGCG
Coding sequences:
- a CDS encoding response regulator codes for the protein MNKKKILLIEDEPCQIMMVKFRLEANDFDFISAPDGERGLQKAFNEKPDLILLDIVMPKMNGYEVCRRLRRNPATRDIPVILFTASAGNDIIQKCPACGADDYIIKPFESADLVAKIKAWLKEREKRGFKK
- a CDS encoding PAS domain S-box protein; the encoded protein is MGGEGKRIFIVEDEQIALMVLQACLARLGHQVVGHAASGGEALKRIKAAKPDLIMSDIKLEGDMDGIDLADAVHNQYGIPVIFVTGYSDKKVLNRVKASSACGFILKPFSDDELQATIDLGLHEYDLEIKLNQALNAIKQSEEHYRSLFDDAPVGYHEIDLKGNLARVNRTELKMLGYTESEMIGRPVWDFVEEHETVREAVMGKLGAGKISARLFERNYLRRNGRSIPVLINDCPIRDAGGKLLGIRSTIMDISSLKEAEAKTASFFAITEKSVIGIVVASLTGEVRYFNPAAEELLGLRLAIPEKSKLKSDDIKDALPVIVEKSADEIDQAEYARRIRPVIGRILKRIEDFKNGSRSRAALENHGEEIEIALADGESGIGEVRVAHTAWEGELAYLISIYDITERKKTEEELKSLDVLKTEFISTVSHELRTPLSITKEGVSLVLDGVPGAVNEKQSVILTAARNNIDRLARIIDDLLDISRMESGKIGFKRELINIAELVKSIVAGFELRAKERKLVLQTDFSANEIKLYADHDKIIQIFTNLISNALKFTEKGGVKISVKELKDNVKCVVADTGVGISENDLPRVFGKFQQFNRSVGPGEKGTGLGLSIVKGLVDLHQGAIRVESKPGVGSKFIFVLPKLPPSKTGG